CACTAACTAGTTAGCATTAGCTGCTATTGCTAATGTCAGAAGTGTTTTTATTATAGTCCAATAAAGACTGAAAAGGTATGAAATTCAGGAGGGAATGACAAGAATGCAATATTTCACTAGTAAAATGGCATATTAGTGAGATTACTATTAGCCTTttctaaatacaaaataaaatatgaaggTGATGACAAAATCATTGATgtgaaaaattaattaaaaatgtagtAATGATGACCAgctacagaacattatagaattCAGTAGGATAAAACTCATGAACAGCAATTCACTGAGTGTCCAGTCAAATAAAACAGAcagtaaggctacgttcagacagcaggtcttaatgcacaattcgtttttttttttttttttgatgaaatccgatttttttgtgtgctcgttcatattacacattaaatgcaacttctgttTTAAATTTGAacagaatgtgaccctgaagtgacccgcatgcgtaAAAGAgcaaagaggtcctgacgtaatacgtgaccacgcaggcacacactgtgtttacagaagtaaatatgtttttaccgctgctcctcctcctgagacatagaattgtgatgtttgtcgcatttcaatgacaaaaaggtcagataaatgcaagctggctggccgttcagactgaagtcgcattgcgaaatatcagatacatatcggatttaggatcacatatgaaagtggcctggatcggatttgaaaaaaatctgattagtgctgttcaaactatctttaacagatcagatacaggtcacatatgagaaaaaaaatcgtatttgggccacatttgcctgcagcctAAACGTAGCTCaagtctacattcagactgcaagCTAAAGTAGCCAAAAACTGATTTCTTTTTACAATATGACTCTGATGTGTATATTCATGGCAGGCTAACACTGAAAACATGAGGAGGTAAAATGTGTTCTGGTATGGAGGACACCTACATTGAAGTAATACTGAAACAAGCATGAACAGctgaaaaaaagaagaatcagCTTTGGGAGTAAATCAGGACTGAGAGCTAAGGCTGACAGTGTGAACGTGGCTTAAGTGGACTGGATTCACACTGTGTGCATCACCTGAGGGTTTTCTATATGAGCAGTGAGAAGGTGGGTTTCTTCTCTGGCCAGGCCTCTTTGgcatacttttttttgtgtggttcATCAAGAGGCTCCACGGTGCAGGATCCTGGTGCAGGTCCACGGTTCAGGGTGACAGGGGTCTGTGTTGAGGTCGGGCTCACATTCACCTTGGGGAGCTTCAGAGGTAGAGGTCCGGTGATGGATGCTGCTGCCTGCGGTGGAGTAGGGGGAGTTGAACCCCCAGGTCCAGTCAGAGGAAGGTCTCCATACAGACTTCCACTGACAGACGGGCTTGGCCTCCTCCATACAGCAGCATCCAGACCCAGTGAGCTGGTGATGTCATGCTTCTGTTGAGACACAACCAGCACTACTCAATGCAATTCAGCATTAACAGATGTGACCTTTCAATTATAGACAATATAGAAAAAGATCAGATGATGTGAAATGGTCTGTAAAAAGCAGCAACTGTCAAGAAAACTGACTGAATGACACTTACTGCAGTTTAGATCAGCACTTAAGAGTCATTCAATACATATTTGTAACATTGTGAATGAATTGCCTCAGACATACAGATAAATGTATAGCAGTAGGAGAATTTTactacaagtaaaaaaaatgaaattatatattttttaaacataCTTAAACCACTGGAAAAAATTCTGCAGCCTCACATTCTGCTCTAAATGCTACTCAAACGTACTCACTCAACATTAAAGGTGAACGATACAACACTTGTCACTTGTTAATTAAAAATTACTCTGTGCATTTAAGACTAAGGCTTTAGTGCAAAATTCAGATGGAATTACGTTTTTACATTTCTAATAGTCACAATGTAGATCCAATTGAACCTTTGTAACTTGCTCtttatttcatcattattttgagacacacaaagacacagttAATCCCTTTATTTCTTGTTTACACAATTACACTAAAGCTACTGAACCAATTTACATGAATTTTAAGCATGGACCAAGGAGgagcccattacattttggggtaGATACGTAAATGTTTTATAAAGGTTTCCGTGAATTAACATAAAGTGTCCATACTTTGTCATACTCAAAACACAAATTGACTTCAGTCTTTTCTGTGTGTGAGAAAACCCTTAGATTAGGCATAAATCTGCTTTAGATTTATATTTCATGAGAGTGTAAACTCCATTGGTATGACTTTAAAAGCTTCCCTCGTGTCATGTAAATTCAGTTGTAGCCTCATATTTACCTTTACTGGAACAACTGCAGCCTGAATCAGATTCCTGAAGCGTCCGACGAAGGGGTCAACATCCTCTgtgaagacagaaaaaagaaaaaaaaaagaatactgcAGTGAGCATCTGTTACACCCTTTATGAGTGACAGTGAAAAGCAATAACCACACACTGTATAAAGACGTGGACAAAGATACTTCATAGGCTGCTGCATCATTTAGCGTCACCATGTTGTTTTTTAGAATCAGAAGAGTCCAAACCTAAAGCTAGCTTAGCGAAAACAATGACTAACACCATCAGGAtaaatccattcatccatccattcattaacTGCCGCTtcatccggggccgggttgcgggaGTAACaatctaagcagggacgcccagacttccctctccccagacacctcctccatgCCACCAAGTAATTCAACTTCCTGAAAAATGTTAACATGCCATATATAATTGCATCTGATAACAGTAATGCCAAATGTAAAACAGTAATTAGAGCTAGTTGGTTGAAATTAAATGGCTTGCTGAAAGACCATATAATAGGACATCAAACTAAGCTAGCAGGTACACTAACAGGTAGGTTATTGTCATGTCTCActaaacttcatgacagaatcctGTGACAGTTTTGTTTGTGTAACTTCTTAAACACAACTACAGTAGagttgtatattttatttaaaacataGAAGCTGCAGgtgagtgagctgtcaatcaaagcccacccAGCATACACACCTTCTAAATACATAACCTTAATCCAaaggtgaaataataataatggattagatttatatagcgcttttctatgaatgcacactcaaagcgcgtacacaggatccattattcattcactcttacattctccctctggtggtggtaaactacatttgtatccacagctgacctggggcagactgacggaagtgtggctgccaatctgcgcctctGACCaacaccgaacattcacacacattcacacaccagtgtgagcagcagcactggaggcaaggagggttaagtgtcttgcccaaggacacaacaacacatggacagagcgggattcaaaccgccaacccttcggttattggacgacccactctaccatctgagccatggccaccccaaaaataaaaatatctgtacaGTTAGTTAAAGAAAAGAAATAGTTCATATAACAGGGTGTAAcaatgtttatttctgctgtaaagttgCCAATGTCAACGTGAAGTCTACAGAGGTTGACCCATTTCTGGTTGCATCACTTCCAATTGGATCTTACTGGTTTGCAGTGATGCTCTACCTGGATTGATGACTTCCTCTTCATCACTGAAGGACACACGggagctcctcctccttctcctcctcctcctcttgggtCTATGGATGTCCAGGTCACCTTCCTCGATGGTGAGGGTAGAGAGGCGCTTGTTGTGGGCGGTGTTGAATTCAGTCAGATTCTGTGGCCAAATTGAGAGAAAGGGAGTCACACAATCCAGTTCCACAATATTTCACAGGAGTTGGAAAATACTTCAGCCAAGGATCTTCTAAAAGTCTGGCAGCACATTTGGATTCATGGAACATTTTATGAAGGACAGCTTTAGAGTTTTGTTTTCAAGTAAAAACTTGTATTTGAATAAAATCAAAACCAGTCCAAGTTGTGAATTATTAATGCCTCTACAGCTGTCAATCTTAGACTTTGTCAGATCCCAAGAAATGCTCTATTTTCCTTTTGCAAATGTTTCTACAGTTTGGCACTGCTCACGTTCAGGAGTtcaggagaaaaaagaaaacagtgattcCCCCTTCTCAATCCAGACTTTTTTAAGAAACCCTGCTGAGAACCGACAGTGGCAAACAAAGACTTATTCCACGCACGTCTAACTCCATCTCTGCTTCAGGCAATCCCAGCAGGCCTTTCAGCTCTTCATCCTTCCCTGTCTTCATCTCCCCTGGTACGGCGCAGCCTTGGGACTGAGGTTTTTCCCTAAGAATGTAGACCCGCGTGGATGCTCCGAACGACATGGTGGAGTCTAATGGAACCTGCTGGGGCTTGTGTGGTTCCAGGCGTATTCGACCAAGGAAAGTCCCATGtgctgtgagaaaatatcagttcctaTAGTTTTGTACAAGGTTAGATAGTCAAGGAAGCTTAACTGATAAAACAAGACACTCATCAGTTCAAAAAGTGCATAAGGTGGATGTACAAACAGTAAAAGTATCATAGTATCATTAGAAACATAGATGTCAGTAGACAGTAAGACGGCCTTTATGCTAATTGGGGTATTAAGATCAAGTGGTTACTGCACTTTTTatctctctgttttgataaatctCAGTGGTCAGTTGCATCAATTATCTAAGTTTTCTcttcaggtactctggcttcctcctacCGTCCAAAAAAATGCACATTAATAGGTTAActctcaggtgtcaaacatgcggcccaggggccaaatctagcccgccaaagggtccattccggcccgagggatgaaagtgcaaaaattaacctgaacagtcaaggttgtcagaatcattttggttcaggttccacatacagaccaatgtgatctacagtaaaaacaacaacacaatagcccataaataatgacaactacaaattgtcttttgaaaaaattatgtggaaaaaatgtaagtgaaaaaagtaactttaatctgtgcaaatatttacattttcaaaactattccttcacaataaaatgcaaataaatatataaataaaaacaaagctgaacaacccgaaatgtgcaatttgaacaatattctgcctgttactaaatgttttgtgcatttatggatccactgtgatctgtagttgtgttaataataagagatggaatattgtagaaattgttcacattttatttccaaactccaaaattttaacaatattctgcctgttaccaaatgtttatgtaacactgtgtgtaatgtacatgtataaataataagtcgaggcataatattgttaaaattgcactaatttgtcaaatgaaatttctattttttcaggttattcacaacttttttgtaaaatgtaaatattttcataatttaattgggggttttttgtactaaaacaaaaacacaaacttggatttgtcattaattataggttattaagtcattattttactggtctggcccgcttgagatcaaattggaataaatatggcccctgaaccaaagtgagtttgacacccctaggtGAACTGGTCAATCCAAAAAACCCATAGGTGGGAATGAGTGAATGGTCaatcctgtgatgaactggtaacatgtccagggtgtagaCCACCTTCGCTCGTGGCTACCTGAGACCCTGTGACCATCTCAAGGACTAAGTAGTttggaaatgaatgaataaatggttAGTTTAACCCTAAAGCTGTGCCCATGCTTGGTTGCACCACAGAGATGCAAACTTCAACCCAACTACACTGGTGTCAAGTCCAAACCACATAACTGATACAGAAAATTACACTTTCACTTCCTGTTGTGAAAATTCAGTGATAGGCTCTATTgttaatgtaacacaaaacaaattCACTCCTCCTCATCCACCAAATCATGCCACC
This DNA window, taken from Sphaeramia orbicularis chromosome 11, fSphaOr1.1, whole genome shotgun sequence, encodes the following:
- the LOC115428477 gene encoding nuclear inhibitor of protein phosphatase 1-like, which translates into the protein MAAKANSSTPTFDCPTWAGKPPAGLHLDVVKGDKLVEKLIIDEKKYYLFGRNPDVCDFTVDHQSCSRIHSALVYHKRLRRVFIIDLNSTHGTFLGRIRLEPHKPQQVPLDSTMSFGASTRVYILREKPQSQGCAVPGEMKTGKDEELKGLLGLPEAEMELDNLTEFNTAHNKRLSTLTIEEGDLDIHRPKRRRRRRRRSSRVSFSDEEEVINPEDVDPFVGRFRNLIQAAVVPVKKHDITSSLGLDAAVWRRPSPSVSGSLYGDLPLTGPGGSTPPTPPQAAASITGPLPLKLPKVNVSPTSTQTPVTLNRGPAPGSCTVEPLDEPHKKKYAKEAWPEKKPTFSLLI